The genomic interval GCCGGCAGCCAGCTGAAGATCCTGATCGACCTGTCGCGCTGACGGCCCGCGCCTGCGGCAAGATTTCTGCCCCGGCGCGGCCCGGCCCGTGCTATGGTCGCGCCGGGCTTTGGGAGGAGCCGATGCGGGGAATGCCGGATACCGGGACGCATGTCCTTGAAGTCATTCGCGTGGCCGAGGGCGAACCCTCGCCGCGCCGGGATGCCGATGTGCTGGCCTCGTGGCGGCGCTGCGTGAACGAACACCAGCTCGACCCCGGCCGCCATGCCGGGCCGCGCATCGTCACCCAGCAGGAACTGCGCCAGCACCGCCAGGAATCCGAGGAATTGCTGGGCATGGCCCGGCACGGCATGGAGGACCTTTACCGCCGCGTGAACACGATGGGCTATGTCCTGCTGCTGTCCAATGCGCGCGGCGTGACCGTCGATGCCATCGGCGACGCGGAACTGGACCGCGAGCTGCGCCATGCCGGCCTGATCGCCGGCTCGGAATGGCATGAAAGCCATGTCGGCACCAACGGCGTCGGCGCCTGCCTCGCCACCGGGCGGGCGATCACCGTGCATCGCACCGACCATTTCGACCTGGCGCTGACGCCGCTGTCCTGCACCGCCGTGCCGGTGCATGACACGCGCGGCGGGCTGATCGGAGTGCTGGACCTGTCGCATCTGCAGGCGCCGCAGGACAAGATGAGCCAGGCGCTGACGCTGGAGGTGATGAAATCCTGCGCCCGCCGCATCGAGATGGCCAATCTGGTGCGCCGGCACCGCGCCGACTGGATCCTGCGGCTGAACCCCTCGCCCGAATTCCTGGACGTGGACCCGATGGCCGCGGTCGCCATCGACGCCGGGGGCCGCATCAGCGGCATGACCGACAACGCGCGCGAGCTTCTGGCCGGCGGGCCGGCCGAGGCGCTGATCGGCCGGCGCTTCGACGACATCTTCGCCTGCGACCTGGACGACCTGCCCAAGCTGTCGCGCGCCATGGCCCCGGTCGACGGCGCGCTGGAGATGCAGGCCGGCGGTCTGATCTTTGCCCGCGCCGTGCCGCCCACCGCGCCGCCGCGCCGGGCCGCGGAGACCAGCCTGCCCCAGCCGCTGCGCGCGATCCATGGCGGCGACCCGGCCATGCAGCGCCTGGCCGAGCGCGCCGCCAAGGTGGTGGACCGCCAGATCAGCGTCATCCTGCGCGGCGAGACCGGCACCGGCAAGGAATTCATCGCCCGCGCCATGCATGCCTCGTCCCGGAGGCGGGGTTCCTTCGTGGCGATCAACTGCGCCGCCCTGCCCGAGGCGCTGATCGAAAGCGAGCTGTTCGGCTATGCCCCGAACGCCTTTACCGGCGCCCATGCCCGCGGCAAGAAGGGCCTGATCCGCGAGGCGCATGGCGGCACGCTGTTCCTGGACGAGATCGGCGACATGCCGCTGGCCCTGCAGGCGCGGCTGCTGCGCGTGCTGTCCGAGCGCGAGGTGCTGCCGGTCGGCGCCACCCGCGCCGAGCCGGTGGACATCCGGGTCATCTCGGCCTCGCATCGCGACCTGGCCGGGCTGGTGGCCGAGGGGCGGTTCCGGCAGGACCTGTATTACCGGCTGAACGGGCTGGTGCTGGACATCCCGCCGGTGCGGGCGCGGGCAGACCTGGAATGGCTGATCGCCCGCATCGCCGCCGCGACCGAGGGCAAGCCGCGCTTCTCTTCGCAGGCCATGGCGCTGCTGCTGGCGCATGACTGGCCCGGCAATGTGCGCGAGATCGTCAATCTCTGCACGCTTTGCGCAGCGCTCTGCGACGGCGCCACGGTCGGCCCCGAGGATCTGCCCGATGAGATCGGCGCGGCGCAGGCGACCGCCCGACCCGGCCCCGACGGGACCGAACGCGCCGGGTTGCGCCGGCTGATCGCGGAATGCGAGGGCAATATCTCGGCCGTGGCGCGGCAGGCGGGGGTGGACCGCAGCACGATCTATCGCCGCATGCGCAGGCTTGGCCTAGACGAGGATCCAAGAGGTGGCCCGGCCGCTGGCTGACCGCCCGGTTCCTGGCCCGGCCGCCGGAATATCCGAAAGGAGCGGAGCGAAAAAAATCGGGCCCGCATGTCGGTTCCCGTGCTGGCCGGCCATGCGTTGGCCCTTGCATCCGCTGCGATCGAAGAAAGAAGACGATCATGCGCGCCATGGCATTGGTCAGGGCCGACGAGGACAGCGAGGCCGGCGTGATGCCGACCGCCCGGGAGCTGGAGGAAATGACCCGCTTCAACGAAAGGCTTGCCGAGACGGGGTGATGCCGGCGAGAGGCTGCACCGCAGCAGCCGCGGCCACCGCATCCGCTTCGGCGCCGCCGGGCCGGCGGTGCTCGACGGGCCTTTCGCCGGGACAGGGAGCTGGTGGCGGGCTTCTGGCTCTGGAAGGTCGGCTCGCTGCAGGAGGCGCTGGACCGGGCGAGGCAGGCCCCCTTCCGCAGCGGCGAGCCGGAGTTGCGCGCGGTCTTCGAAAGCGAGGAATGCGGCGAGGAGCCGACCCCCGATCTGCGCGCCCGCGAGACGGACCTGCGCCGCAAGCCGGAATAACCGGCGGCGCGGACAACCCTCT from Paracoccus sp. MA carries:
- a CDS encoding sigma-54-dependent Fis family transcriptional regulator; its protein translation is MRGMPDTGTHVLEVIRVAEGEPSPRRDADVLASWRRCVNEHQLDPGRHAGPRIVTQQELRQHRQESEELLGMARHGMEDLYRRVNTMGYVLLLSNARGVTVDAIGDAELDRELRHAGLIAGSEWHESHVGTNGVGACLATGRAITVHRTDHFDLALTPLSCTAVPVHDTRGGLIGVLDLSHLQAPQDKMSQALTLEVMKSCARRIEMANLVRRHRADWILRLNPSPEFLDVDPMAAVAIDAGGRISGMTDNARELLAGGPAEALIGRRFDDIFACDLDDLPKLSRAMAPVDGALEMQAGGLIFARAVPPTAPPRRAAETSLPQPLRAIHGGDPAMQRLAERAAKVVDRQISVILRGETGTGKEFIARAMHASSRRRGSFVAINCAALPEALIESELFGYAPNAFTGAHARGKKGLIREAHGGTLFLDEIGDMPLALQARLLRVLSEREVLPVGATRAEPVDIRVISASHRDLAGLVAEGRFRQDLYYRLNGLVLDIPPVRARADLEWLIARIAAATEGKPRFSSQAMALLLAHDWPGNVREIVNLCTLCAALCDGATVGPEDLPDEIGAAQATARPGPDGTERAGLRRLIAECEGNISAVARQAGVDRSTIYRRMRRLGLDEDPRGGPAAG